A DNA window from Sporosarcina sp. ANT_H38 contains the following coding sequences:
- a CDS encoding motility associated factor glycosyltransferase family protein, whose amino-acid sequence MDITIIETKTVPTVQIQKNEKTITFHSKYDPLNEAKRWALTELELVELDYGITILGLGAGYHVLEIARLYPNLTVHAIEFNEQYFKWFMNSPFSHKLNECKNIAISSIDSLSKTQQQKLFSQEYSNNVLIHNSGLDTLPPKYISIETILKDMQMQQKSIRRQIDNMNANFEKNSLLNDKGIADLHHQWSGQPAILVSAGPSLHKQLPLLKKIQEDSNIHICAVGTAVKPLLQSGITPEIIVLIDPNPSTFDQLSTLDLPEIPLFYLSTAYHDTIQLHTGPRRVLFQGGFDKAVSLAEQRKEPLIKSGGSVATALLEVLVYLGADPIALVGQDLAYTYNLSHTDGAHAQKEILGSLTVLDYYQKEQVTTERNLNSYRRWFENYVKQKKNVQFFNCTEGGAHITNWEHISLANFYELYPSK is encoded by the coding sequence TTGGATATCACCATTATTGAAACAAAAACAGTTCCTACTGTACAAATACAGAAGAACGAAAAAACAATTACTTTCCATAGTAAATATGATCCTCTAAACGAAGCCAAGCGTTGGGCCCTTACCGAACTTGAACTTGTTGAATTGGATTACGGCATTACTATACTTGGATTAGGTGCCGGTTACCACGTATTGGAGATAGCTCGGCTATATCCTAATTTAACAGTCCACGCGATTGAATTTAATGAGCAGTACTTTAAATGGTTCATGAACAGTCCGTTTTCACATAAATTAAACGAATGCAAGAATATTGCAATTTCTTCTATCGACTCTCTCTCTAAAACTCAACAGCAAAAACTGTTCTCGCAAGAATACTCAAATAATGTCCTCATTCATAATAGCGGGCTAGATACTTTACCTCCTAAATACATAAGTATTGAAACAATCCTAAAAGATATGCAAATGCAACAAAAATCAATACGCAGGCAGATTGATAATATGAATGCTAACTTTGAAAAAAACAGTCTTTTGAATGATAAAGGAATCGCTGATCTACACCATCAATGGAGTGGTCAACCTGCAATTCTTGTCTCCGCAGGCCCCTCACTCCACAAACAGCTACCTCTCTTAAAAAAAATTCAAGAAGATAGTAACATTCATATTTGCGCTGTCGGCACTGCGGTAAAACCGCTACTTCAATCAGGAATCACGCCTGAAATCATCGTATTAATTGATCCTAACCCATCTACATTTGATCAGCTATCAACTTTAGATTTACCCGAGATCCCCCTTTTTTACTTAAGTACCGCTTACCATGACACAATCCAACTACATACGGGTCCACGACGAGTATTATTTCAAGGGGGATTCGATAAGGCCGTAAGTTTGGCTGAACAGCGAAAAGAACCGCTTATAAAATCTGGTGGCTCTGTGGCAACTGCGCTTTTAGAAGTACTTGTTTACCTTGGGGCAGATCCCATTGCATTGGTCGGCCAAGATCTTGCGTATACATATAATTTAAGCCATACGGATGGGGCACATGCTCAAAAAGAAATACTGGGATCTTTAACTGTGTTAGATTACTACCAAAAAGAACAAGTGACAACGGAAAGAAATCTAAACAGTTATCGAAGGTGGTTTGAAAACTATGTAAAACAAAAAAAGAATGTCCAATTCTTCAATTGCACAGAAGGTGGTGCCCATATTACTAATTGGGAGCATATCTCTTTAGCAAATTTTTATGAGTTATATCCGTCAAAGTAA
- the flgK gene encoding flagellar hook-associated protein FlgK, which yields MMSTFMGLETSKRGLFTQQSALYTTGHNISNANTLGYSRQRVNMQATAGFPGVGLSAGTMPGYLGTGVEAGSIQRIRDGFVDQQYRQETNKFGFWESKTKAISQMEDVLAEPSAYGLQKSMSEFWQSLQDLAVNPKDGGARSVVIRRGEAVADSFNYMHKSLSDIQTNLGKEIDVTTGEVNSILQQISELNEQIAKVEPNGYLPNDLYDARDVLIDQLSGILPIETSYEKSGGRASAIAEGSVTITLKMKNGTPIELVNGSKSATLGTDPKSLVGPGGINTPISGMTIKSADGKVHTPGHADFLDQGSLKSLMNSYGKVDGTGKVEGLYPDMIAELNKMAKAFAEKFNEVHRDGYGLPPDNNVKGLDFFDTTDTNDFTAGNIKVRDEIIKDPSKLGVSDAEGEEGNGKNAKRLADIQFESMGDALGGATIQDYYKGVIGKLGVDGRQAENNTINSATLLGAVEHRRASISSVSLDEEMTDMIRFQQAYNASARMITVVDETLDKIINGMGRVGM from the coding sequence ATAATGTCTACATTTATGGGACTTGAAACAAGCAAACGCGGTCTGTTTACACAACAATCCGCACTTTATACAACAGGGCACAACATCAGTAATGCCAACACACTCGGCTACTCACGCCAGCGTGTTAATATGCAAGCGACTGCTGGATTTCCTGGTGTTGGTTTAAGTGCGGGCACAATGCCTGGATACCTTGGAACAGGCGTCGAGGCAGGCTCTATCCAACGAATCCGTGACGGCTTTGTTGATCAGCAGTATAGACAGGAAACGAACAAATTTGGCTTTTGGGAGTCAAAAACAAAAGCAATCTCTCAAATGGAAGACGTCTTGGCTGAGCCTTCTGCATACGGACTACAGAAATCAATGAGTGAATTCTGGCAATCACTACAAGACCTTGCCGTCAACCCTAAAGACGGCGGTGCACGCTCTGTCGTTATTCGAAGAGGTGAAGCAGTAGCGGACTCATTTAACTACATGCATAAGTCGCTATCGGACATCCAAACGAACTTAGGGAAAGAAATTGACGTTACAACAGGAGAAGTAAATTCCATCCTTCAGCAAATTTCTGAGTTAAACGAACAGATTGCAAAAGTTGAACCGAACGGCTATCTGCCGAATGATTTATACGATGCGCGTGATGTGCTGATAGATCAGTTGTCGGGAATCCTCCCTATTGAAACTAGCTACGAAAAATCGGGTGGACGTGCAAGTGCAATAGCAGAAGGTTCTGTCACGATTACCTTGAAAATGAAAAATGGTACACCAATTGAACTTGTAAACGGTAGCAAATCTGCAACTTTAGGAACAGATCCGAAATCCTTGGTGGGGCCGGGTGGAATTAATACACCGATCAGTGGAATGACTATTAAATCAGCCGATGGTAAGGTGCACACACCTGGACATGCAGATTTTCTAGATCAAGGAAGCTTGAAATCGCTGATGAATTCCTACGGTAAGGTTGACGGAACGGGCAAGGTTGAGGGGCTTTATCCAGACATGATTGCCGAGTTGAACAAAATGGCAAAGGCTTTTGCTGAAAAGTTTAATGAAGTACACAGAGATGGGTATGGCTTGCCACCTGACAACAATGTAAAAGGTCTTGACTTCTTTGACACAACAGATACGAATGACTTTACTGCGGGTAATATCAAAGTGAGGGACGAAATCATTAAGGACCCGTCTAAGTTAGGGGTTTCTGATGCTGAAGGAGAAGAAGGGAACGGTAAAAATGCGAAGCGACTTGCGGATATTCAATTTGAGTCTATGGGTGATGCTCTTGGTGGAGCCACCATTCAAGACTATTACAAAGGCGTCATAGGTAAATTAGGTGTTGACGGCCGACAAGCTGAAAACAACACAATCAATTCGGCAACACTATTAGGCGCGGTCGAACATCGCCGTGCATCCATCAGCTCCGTTTCACTCGACGAAGAAATGACCGACATGATCAGATTCCAACAAGCATACAACGCATCCGCACGTATGATTACCGTCGTCGATGAAACACTCGACAAAATCATCAACGGCATGGGCCGTGTAGGGATGTAA
- the pseG gene encoding UDP-2,4-diacetamido-2,4,6-trideoxy-beta-L-altropyranose hydrolase — MNVVIRTDASIEIGTGHVMRCLTLAKQLKRHSVEVTFICRDFEGNTVSFLRSQGENVAVLSPSGSDVQGVQWTKENWNQDAEETIAILKEINQEVDLIIVDHYGLDCRWESTLLGFSKHTMVIDDLADRIHDCDLLLDQNYYLNADERYKGLVPERCVQMLGPNYVLLREEFLQATNEPRVRTGEVNNILVFFGGTDPTGETIKTLETIKELIIPKIEINVVVGASNPRGHEIELMCKEIPNTNFFCQVNNMAELMWNADLAIGAGGATIWERCFLELPSLITIIADNQREVTEAVASQGSILCLGENIKVDREIIKLEIFKLLTNSGKLEEMRKCCQALLNPSLIKLNMITKAILKLRTRNSL, encoded by the coding sequence ATGAACGTAGTTATTCGCACAGATGCTTCAATTGAAATCGGAACAGGCCATGTAATGCGTTGTTTAACACTTGCAAAACAACTTAAACGTCACAGTGTAGAAGTGACGTTTATTTGTCGTGATTTTGAAGGGAATACAGTTTCTTTTTTACGAAGTCAAGGGGAGAATGTAGCTGTATTATCACCATCTGGAAGTGATGTGCAGGGTGTACAGTGGACGAAAGAAAATTGGAATCAGGATGCTGAAGAAACTATTGCGATATTAAAAGAAATTAACCAAGAAGTTGATTTAATCATTGTCGATCATTATGGATTAGACTGTCGTTGGGAAAGTACACTTCTTGGTTTTAGCAAACACACCATGGTTATTGATGATTTAGCGGATAGGATACATGATTGTGATTTATTACTTGATCAAAACTATTACCTCAATGCTGATGAACGTTATAAAGGGCTTGTCCCGGAACGTTGTGTTCAGATGCTTGGACCGAATTATGTACTGCTTCGTGAAGAATTTTTACAGGCTACCAATGAACCTAGAGTGAGAACTGGAGAGGTTAATAATATCCTTGTCTTTTTCGGCGGTACGGACCCGACGGGGGAAACGATAAAGACGTTAGAAACGATTAAGGAATTAATCATTCCTAAAATTGAAATCAATGTTGTTGTTGGGGCATCGAATCCGAGAGGTCATGAGATTGAACTGATGTGTAAAGAGATACCAAATACAAATTTCTTTTGCCAGGTTAATAATATGGCGGAATTGATGTGGAACGCAGATCTTGCGATTGGTGCTGGCGGCGCGACGATTTGGGAACGATGTTTTTTGGAGTTGCCGTCGCTAATTACAATTATTGCGGATAATCAAAGAGAAGTAACTGAAGCAGTTGCGAGTCAAGGGTCAATTCTCTGTTTAGGAGAAAATATTAAAGTAGATCGAGAAATTATTAAACTGGAAATTTTTAAATTGCTGACAAATTCCGGTAAGTTGGAAGAAATGAGAAAGTGCTGTCAAGCATTATTGAATCCAAGTCTAATTAAGTTAAATATGATTACGAAGGCGATTCTTAAATTAAGAACTAGGAATTCATTATAA
- a CDS encoding motility associated factor glycosyltransferase family protein, translated as MILVDNRNVLRLHKRELLTQLSIFEEQHEDFKAIVELSRVGIPTLKIHIDGKTQYLHSKYDPEKEAERLVSQFVDVGNSKHILFVGCGLGYHIQKFIEQYPDMKFSIYEPNEEVLVSYLSNKKLNDLPLSNLSTIFTGKDESVIHREIGALLHLSNSQLRIYTLPVYESLYGDQIKVIMKKALESLKDKRSALVTNLSYQKRWTVNSIKNFPTVLQTPNILHDIDKSAFDGKSAIIVAAGPSLNEEFENLRYIKENGLAYIFSVGSAINALVEHGIYPDAACTYDPQDINYRVIQIIKDQQITDIPLVFGSSVGFETLENYPGKMLHMLVSQDTVAPAFLGENLTTDLDYVNDAPSIAVVTYQLLSQLGCSKIILVGQNLAYIGEHHYADGIDYGKGTKVSESNLQKALLTNDVYGNDVKTSEGFNSMRQQLEMYIKSRPEIETVNTTKGGALIAGTIFKPLEQVIKEELTARQVIKKWDDVDNGYEKEIVESNIVLMQNHQQNVEKLLTQTLQIIEKLNRKIERRTLINIEVQYGKFDQVFEQIKENYFYRSFIEPMIRVQNEQLAEKMSAVRYERNPVKKGTVVVESFHQFIQEVSLHHVFATELFEEMKEEIEMSAVTHSEV; from the coding sequence ATGATCTTAGTTGATAATCGTAATGTGCTAAGGCTTCATAAACGGGAATTGTTGACCCAACTATCTATATTCGAAGAGCAACACGAAGATTTTAAGGCCATCGTAGAACTATCGAGGGTGGGAATTCCTACACTGAAAATCCATATTGACGGCAAGACACAGTATCTACATAGTAAATACGATCCGGAGAAGGAAGCGGAGCGACTAGTGAGTCAGTTTGTGGATGTGGGGAATTCAAAACATATCCTTTTTGTTGGTTGTGGGTTAGGGTACCATATTCAAAAGTTTATTGAACAATATCCAGATATGAAGTTCTCTATCTATGAACCTAATGAAGAAGTACTTGTCAGTTATTTATCGAACAAAAAATTAAATGACCTCCCATTAAGCAATCTTAGTACAATTTTCACGGGGAAAGATGAATCGGTTATACATCGGGAAATCGGGGCATTGCTGCATCTATCTAACAGTCAGCTTCGCATTTATACTTTACCCGTCTACGAATCACTTTACGGTGACCAAATTAAGGTGATTATGAAAAAAGCGTTGGAGTCGTTGAAAGATAAGCGAAGTGCTCTTGTAACGAATCTGTCATACCAAAAACGTTGGACAGTCAACTCCATCAAAAACTTCCCGACAGTCTTGCAAACACCAAATATCCTGCATGATATTGATAAAAGTGCTTTCGATGGAAAATCAGCAATTATCGTTGCAGCGGGGCCTTCATTGAATGAAGAATTTGAAAATCTACGATATATCAAAGAAAATGGGCTTGCTTATATATTTTCAGTTGGATCGGCTATTAATGCGTTAGTTGAGCATGGGATTTATCCTGATGCGGCTTGTACATATGATCCACAAGATATTAACTATCGTGTCATTCAAATTATTAAAGATCAACAAATTACTGACATCCCCCTAGTCTTTGGCAGTAGTGTTGGTTTTGAAACATTGGAAAACTATCCTGGAAAAATGCTTCACATGCTGGTCAGCCAAGATACAGTTGCGCCTGCCTTTTTAGGAGAAAATTTAACGACGGATTTAGATTATGTAAATGATGCACCATCAATTGCTGTCGTCACCTATCAATTATTAAGCCAATTAGGGTGTTCGAAAATTATACTAGTTGGTCAAAACCTAGCTTATATTGGAGAACATCATTATGCAGATGGGATTGACTATGGAAAAGGAACAAAGGTGAGCGAGTCAAACTTACAAAAGGCACTTTTGACTAACGATGTATACGGAAATGATGTGAAAACGTCTGAAGGATTTAATAGTATGCGTCAACAACTAGAAATGTATATTAAAAGTCGCCCTGAAATTGAAACTGTTAATACAACAAAAGGTGGAGCCCTAATAGCCGGAACGATATTTAAACCGCTTGAGCAAGTAATTAAAGAAGAGTTGACAGCACGCCAGGTAATAAAAAAATGGGATGATGTTGATAACGGATATGAAAAGGAAATAGTAGAATCAAATATAGTATTGATGCAGAATCACCAGCAAAATGTCGAAAAGTTGTTAACACAGACACTGCAAATTATTGAGAAATTAAATCGGAAAATAGAACGTCGTACCTTGATAAATATTGAAGTTCAGTATGGAAAGTTCGATCAAGTATTTGAGCAAATAAAGGAAAATTACTTTTACCGGAGTTTTATCGAACCAATGATTCGCGTACAAAATGAACAGCTTGCTGAAAAGATGAGTGCTGTCCGATATGAACGAAATCCAGTGAAAAAAGGAACTGTCGTTGTCGAATCATTTCACCAGTTTATACAGGAGGTCTCATTGCACCATGTATTTGCAACAGAATTGTTTGAAGAAATGAAAGAGGAAATTGAAATGTCAGCAGTGACACATTCGGAGGTTTAA
- a CDS encoding flagellin → MRINHNIAALNTHRQLGMNNAAAGKNLEKLSSGLQINRAGDDAAGLAISEKMRNQIRGMEQASTNAQDGISLIQTAEGALNETHAMLQRMAELYTKAGNEVLTTTDNAKIQAEIGQLTSQIDDIAKQTKFNTKELLTSGAGTLDFQVGANGGEIISLKLTDNTAKGLGLTSGLKALSGGTTANSGAAANLKVVQAAINEVSENRSNLGAVQNRLEHTINNLGASTENLTAAESRIRDVDMAKEMMEFTKNNILTQAAQAMLSQANQQPQGVLQLLR, encoded by the coding sequence ATGAGAATTAATCACAATATCGCAGCACTTAACACGCACCGTCAACTAGGTATGAACAATGCGGCAGCAGGAAAAAACTTGGAGAAATTATCTTCAGGTCTTCAAATCAACCGTGCAGGAGACGATGCAGCAGGTCTTGCGATCTCTGAAAAAATGCGTAACCAAATCCGTGGTATGGAGCAAGCTTCTACAAACGCTCAAGACGGAATTTCACTTATCCAAACAGCTGAAGGTGCATTGAATGAAACTCACGCAATGCTACAACGTATGGCTGAGCTTTATACAAAAGCGGGTAACGAAGTACTTACAACTACTGATAATGCTAAAATTCAAGCTGAAATTGGACAACTAACATCACAAATTGATGACATTGCAAAACAAACTAAATTCAACACAAAAGAACTTCTAACATCAGGTGCCGGAACTCTTGACTTCCAAGTAGGTGCAAATGGTGGAGAGATTATCTCATTGAAGCTAACTGATAACACAGCTAAGGGACTGGGGTTAACTAGCGGATTAAAAGCGTTGAGTGGTGGTACGACTGCTAACTCGGGTGCAGCGGCTAACTTGAAAGTTGTTCAAGCTGCAATCAACGAAGTATCTGAAAACCGTTCAAACCTAGGAGCAGTTCAAAACCGTCTTGAGCACACAATTAACAATCTTGGAGCATCTACTGAAAACCTAACAGCTGCGGAATCACGTATCCGTGACGTTGACATGGCGAAAGAAATGATGGAGTTCACGAAGAACAACATCCTTACTCAAGCAGCACAAGCAATGCTTTCACAAGCAAACCAACAACCACAAGGGGTTCTACAACTTCTTCGTTAA
- the pseB gene encoding UDP-N-acetylglucosamine 4,6-dehydratase (inverting), with amino-acid sequence MIEGKVVLVTGGTGSFGKKFIRRALNEGVKKVIVFSRDELKQYEMAQEFTDSRMRFFIGDVRDKDRLYRAFDGVDIVIHAAAMKHVEACEYNPFEAVKTNIHGAQNIIEAAIDRGVEKVIALSTDKAASPVNLYGATKLASDKLFVAANSYVGEKTTRFSVVRYGNVAGSRGSVVPFFKKIRETGRIPITDERMTRFWITLDHGVQFVLDNIERMHGGEIFVPKIPSMKVTDLAKAIAPECEIDIVGIRPGEKLHEAMIMEDDARHTLEFDTHYVIQPEFSWWSEANAENGRSLPDGFKYTSDTNEEWLTVEQLRSFAGRM; translated from the coding sequence ATGATTGAAGGAAAAGTTGTCCTTGTGACAGGTGGAACAGGATCTTTTGGAAAGAAGTTCATTAGACGTGCGTTAAACGAAGGCGTGAAAAAAGTAATTGTTTTCAGCCGTGATGAGTTGAAGCAATATGAAATGGCACAGGAATTTACCGATTCAAGAATGCGTTTCTTCATTGGAGATGTGAGAGATAAGGACCGTCTATACCGTGCGTTTGATGGTGTGGATATTGTTATTCATGCAGCTGCTATGAAGCATGTGGAAGCATGTGAGTATAACCCATTTGAAGCAGTGAAGACGAATATTCATGGTGCGCAGAATATTATTGAAGCAGCTATTGATCGTGGTGTAGAAAAAGTGATTGCTCTTAGCACAGATAAGGCTGCAAGTCCAGTTAATCTGTATGGTGCAACAAAACTAGCATCAGACAAGCTATTTGTCGCGGCAAATTCATATGTCGGTGAAAAAACTACCCGCTTTTCAGTTGTTCGTTATGGCAATGTTGCTGGTAGTAGAGGTAGCGTTGTACCTTTCTTTAAAAAAATACGAGAAACAGGTCGCATTCCGATAACGGATGAACGCATGACGCGCTTCTGGATTACGCTTGATCATGGGGTTCAATTTGTGCTTGATAATATAGAACGGATGCACGGTGGAGAAATCTTTGTGCCAAAAATCCCGAGTATGAAAGTGACTGACTTAGCTAAGGCAATTGCTCCAGAATGTGAGATTGATATTGTGGGTATTCGTCCAGGTGAAAAACTGCATGAAGCAATGATTATGGAGGATGATGCGCGGCACACGCTAGAATTCGATACGCACTATGTCATTCAGCCAGAGTTCTCTTGGTGGTCAGAGGCGAATGCGGAAAATGGGAGGTCTCTTCCAGATGGCTTTAAATATACAAGTGATACAAACGAAGAGTGGCTGACCGTTGAGCAGTTAAGAAGCTTTGCGGGAAGAATGTAG
- a CDS encoding DUF6470 family protein yields the protein MNIPQLQIQTTRGILGLQITKPTQEIEQPRATMNIQQPAAILEISSTRPQLSIDTTEARADIDMKSVRRRIEEHAQLGMQGASEGTARRAQEGQQMLRIENGGKVIADIAKQNATPPPAPLGIRFVGNRSNVQISAQAGTTNIQATPQKPIIDVQINKPIHNYTPGKVSGVMEQYPSIQIDVKW from the coding sequence GTGAACATTCCACAACTCCAAATCCAAACAACACGAGGCATACTTGGCTTACAAATCACAAAACCTACACAGGAAATCGAACAACCAAGAGCAACGATGAACATACAACAGCCAGCCGCCATCTTGGAAATATCGTCAACAAGACCGCAACTCTCCATTGACACAACCGAAGCACGTGCCGACATCGACATGAAAAGCGTTAGAAGAAGGATAGAAGAACATGCGCAACTCGGTATGCAAGGGGCCTCGGAAGGTACGGCTAGACGTGCACAAGAGGGGCAGCAAATGCTACGAATCGAAAATGGTGGAAAGGTCATTGCCGACATTGCTAAACAAAATGCTACACCACCACCTGCACCACTTGGCATCCGTTTCGTCGGCAATCGTTCTAATGTCCAAATATCCGCCCAAGCAGGCACAACCAATATCCAAGCAACACCACAAAAGCCGATTATCGACGTCCAAATCAACAAACCAATCCACAATTACACGCCAGGTAAAGTATCCGGTGTGATGGAACAATATCCATCTATTCAGATTGATGTGAAGTGGTGA
- the flgL gene encoding flagellar hook-associated protein FlgL produces the protein MRVTQSMLSNNMLRNLSSSYNKMGKLQEQITTGKKVNRPSDDPVVVMKSMGYRMQVDKVAQYQRNLGEVNNYLDSSDDALDQVGSALKRASELVNKGATGSLTDDDREKIQSELSQIREQIQDMANTKIGDKYIFSGTKTSTPLFDKDTGLLTPDDPGFANSIEIEVFDGVSLKVNTNERDLFEGIDDIFEGLTGGNSAPTQDEFNAAMSSIDEKFSDVLTVRADIGARQNRSEMMGNRLDSQEGAAKKQMSENEDVDYEKAITDMITEEAVHRAALSVGARIIQPSLVDFLR, from the coding sequence ATGCGCGTCACACAATCAATGCTTTCCAATAACATGCTCCGGAACCTTTCCTCGAGCTACAATAAAATGGGCAAGCTGCAAGAACAAATTACAACAGGTAAAAAAGTAAACCGTCCATCCGATGATCCTGTAGTTGTTATGAAAAGCATGGGGTACCGTATGCAGGTTGATAAAGTAGCTCAATACCAACGTAACTTAGGCGAAGTAAATAACTATCTTGACAGCTCCGACGATGCACTCGATCAAGTCGGCTCAGCATTAAAACGCGCAAGTGAGCTAGTTAACAAAGGTGCGACGGGTAGTTTAACAGATGACGACCGTGAAAAAATCCAGAGTGAACTTAGCCAGATACGTGAACAAATTCAGGATATGGCGAATACCAAAATAGGCGATAAGTATATTTTTAGTGGGACAAAAACTTCGACGCCATTATTTGATAAGGATACCGGGCTCCTAACACCAGATGATCCTGGCTTTGCAAATAGTATAGAGATTGAAGTGTTTGACGGTGTGTCACTTAAGGTGAATACGAATGAGCGTGATCTTTTCGAAGGTATTGATGACATATTTGAGGGATTAACGGGTGGAAATTCTGCTCCCACCCAAGATGAATTTAATGCAGCGATGTCATCTATTGATGAAAAATTTAGCGATGTCCTGACAGTCCGCGCCGACATTGGTGCTCGTCAAAACCGTTCTGAAATGATGGGGAATCGCCTAGATTCGCAAGAAGGTGCTGCAAAAAAACAAATGAGTGAAAACGAAGATGTCGATTACGAAAAAGCAATAACTGACATGATCACGGAAGAAGCAGTTCACCGTGCTGCACTGTCAGTAGGAGCGCGCATTATTCAACCATCACTGGTAGACTTCTTGCGTTAA
- the fliW gene encoding flagellar assembly protein FliW, whose amino-acid sequence MYIQTKFHGELNIQPNQTWNFPKGIPGFDDETEFALLSIEGNHTFQVLQSTVTPDIAFIVANPYTLVEDYTFNIDEPTIDLLQIKNEQDVFVLGVLSLKEPFESSTINLHAPLIFQSNSKKAKQMILNDNTFSMRHPIGNEVTVTEGQA is encoded by the coding sequence ATGTACATCCAAACAAAATTCCACGGCGAACTAAACATCCAGCCCAACCAAACTTGGAACTTCCCTAAAGGCATCCCTGGCTTCGATGACGAAACTGAGTTTGCCCTCCTTTCAATAGAAGGAAACCATACATTCCAAGTACTCCAATCAACAGTAACACCCGACATCGCATTCATCGTCGCCAACCCATACACACTCGTCGAAGACTACACCTTCAACATCGACGAACCAACAATCGATCTGTTACAAATCAAAAACGAACAAGACGTCTTCGTCCTCGGCGTCCTATCCTTAAAAGAACCATTCGAATCATCAACCATCAACTTACATGCACCACTCATCTTCCAATCAAACTCAAAAAAAGCAAAACAAATGATTCTAAACGACAACACCTTTTCCATGCGCCACCCAATTGGTAACGAAGTCACAGTAACAGAAGGGCAGGCGTAA
- the csrA gene encoding carbon storage regulator CsrA, translated as MLVLSRKSNETIKIGDDVEIRILEVKGDTVRIGIEAPKSVDILRGELILSVSESNTEATMLDATLFSQLTKKS; from the coding sequence ATGCTCGTACTCTCCCGAAAATCAAACGAAACCATCAAAATCGGCGACGACGTTGAAATTCGTATCCTCGAAGTAAAAGGCGACACCGTCCGAATCGGCATTGAGGCTCCCAAATCCGTCGACATTCTACGCGGCGAACTCATCCTTTCTGTATCTGAATCAAACACAGAAGCAACAATGTTAGACGCCACACTCTTTTCGCAGCTTACAAAGAAAAGCTAA
- a CDS encoding cytidylyltransferase domain-containing protein, translating into MIKSSSKSLKVVAIIQARMGSTRLPGKVLKTVMDKTLLEYQIERVSRSTLIDKIIVATTDKKNDNVIANLCEQFGVNVYRGSEEDVLSRYYEAATEYSADVVVRLTSDCPLIDPEVTDQVIQLYLNQLAEFDYVSNTLEQTFPRGLDVEVFSISALQKAYENASLEREREHVTSYLYMNPEKFQLGNLKCSPNLGNHRWTVDTEEDFELIQRILQVLYPINPKFTTQDVIGVLAENPSWIELNAHIEQKKL; encoded by the coding sequence GTGATAAAATCTAGTAGTAAAAGCTTAAAAGTAGTAGCAATCATTCAGGCAAGAATGGGCTCAACAAGATTGCCTGGAAAAGTTCTAAAGACAGTAATGGACAAAACATTACTTGAATATCAGATTGAGCGAGTTAGTAGATCCACGCTAATCGATAAAATTATCGTGGCAACTACTGACAAGAAAAATGATAATGTAATTGCAAATTTGTGCGAGCAGTTTGGTGTTAATGTTTACCGTGGTTCAGAAGAAGATGTTCTTTCTCGTTATTATGAGGCCGCAACAGAATATAGTGCTGACGTAGTTGTGCGTCTCACATCGGATTGTCCATTAATTGATCCTGAGGTGACGGATCAAGTTATTCAGTTATATTTGAACCAGCTAGCAGAATTTGATTATGTTTCGAATACATTGGAACAAACCTTCCCACGAGGATTGGATGTGGAGGTATTCTCGATTAGTGCTTTACAAAAGGCGTATGAAAATGCTTCTCTAGAAAGAGAACGTGAGCATGTGACATCGTACCTATATATGAATCCAGAAAAGTTTCAGTTGGGAAATCTAAAATGTTCCCCGAATCTAGGAAATCATCGCTGGACGGTTGATACAGAAGAAGACTTTGAACTAATACAACGTATATTACAGGTGTTATATCCAATTAATCCAAAATTCACTACGCAAGATGTCATTGGAGTACTCGCTGAGAATCCATCATGGATAGAACTTAATGCACATATTGAGCAAAAGAAGTTATAA